Proteins from a single region of Argiope bruennichi chromosome 6, qqArgBrue1.1, whole genome shotgun sequence:
- the LOC129972895 gene encoding uncharacterized protein LOC129972895 — protein sequence MKTLVFLLLVLTQWTRAAPVKDDGSSSLTYRCNCRGSDDDDGYGYPDDDYADYPGDRMGNGKRPSGCIKGIVIIPIPGPGNGKRSPKPPGQMPPGPSQPVPCPPGWIPHPPGHPIPPGHPIPPGHPIPPGHPIPVPPPGYIVPPHWYPHPQSVYPIPHPNVPQPHPLPPPPGHPIPPGHIPVPPPGYIVPPHWYPHPQSVYPIPHPNVPQPHPLPPPPSRRRCVCTYD from the exons ATGAAGACTCTG gtATTTTTACTCTTGGTTTTGACGCAGTGGACAAGAGCCGCTCCTGTGAAAGACGATGGCAGCTCGTCTTTGACGTATCGATGTAACTGCAGAGGGTCTGATGACGACGACGGATACGGTTATCCAGATGATGATTATGCAGACTATCCAGGAGACCGGATGGGAAACGGCAAGCGCCCAAGTGGTTGTATTAAAGGCATAGTGATTATTCCAATTCCCGGACCTGGCAATGGAAAACGATCCCCCAAACCACCAGGTCAGATGCCACCGGGCCCAAGTCAACCAGTCCCATGTCCTCCTGGATGGATACCACATCCACCTGGTCACCCTATTCCTCCTGGTCACCCTATTCCTCCTGGTCACCCTATTCCTCCTGGTCACCCTATTCCAGTTCCACCCCCTGGTTACATTGTACCACCTCATTGGTATCCCCATCCACAAAGTGTGTATCCGATTCCACATCCGAATGTTCCACAACCGCATCCACTTCCACCTCCACCTGGTCACCCTATTCCTCCAGGACATATTCCGGTTCCACCCCCTGGTTACATTGTACCACCTCATTGGTATCCCCATCCACAAAGTGTGTATCCGATTCCACATCCGAATGTTCCACAACCGCATCCGCTTCCACCTCCACCCAGTCgg AGGAGATGTGTTTGCACTTATGACTAA